The Zingiber officinale cultivar Zhangliang chromosome 10A, Zo_v1.1, whole genome shotgun sequence genome contains a region encoding:
- the LOC122028002 gene encoding growth-regulating factor 4-like, translated as MMMGEGSGRPFTVTQLQELELQSLIFKCLASGTAVPPDLTLGLRRNFLVPFLPHASSVDAEPGRCRRTDGKKWRCSKEVHPNSKYCDRHMHRGKNRSRKPLELLSSSTVLHTHSFLLPSSSSPFHKCSDSKEFVNGCPSFGGQVEKLVVSSAEEARQRYGHRQVVHAHSGICLAEEDKETERFEFGAHFEVANLEEEKTRNGRQFHWFLDEKPLKVEGSWMRVGLDQLEHI; from the exons ATGATGATGGGAGAAGGCAGTGGGCGTCCCTTCACAGTCACCCAATTGCAGGAGCTGGAGCTTCAATCCCTCATCTTCAAGTGCTTGGCATCCGGCACCGCTGTGCCTCCTGATCTCACCCTTGGCCTCAGGAGAAACTTCCTCGTGCCGTTTCTTCCTCATGCCTCCTCGGTGGACGCAGAGCCAGGGAGGTGCCGGAGAACTGACGGGAAGAAGTGGAGGTGCTCCAAGGAGGTCCACCCAAACTCCAAGTACTGCGACAGGCACATGCACAGGGGAAAGAACCGTTCGAGAAAGCCTTTGGAATTGCTGTCCTCATCAACTGTGCTCCACACCCACAGTTTCCTCctcccctcctcttcctcaccattTCATAAATGCAG TGACTCTAAGGAGTTCGTGAATGGATGTCCTTCATTTGGTGGACAGGTTGAGAAATTAGTAGTGAGCTCCGCCGAGGAGGCAAGACAGAGGTATGGCCACAGGCAAGTCGTTCATGCTCACTCTGGAATTTGCTTAGCAGAGGAAGATAAAGAGACGGAACGCTTTGAGTTCGGTGCTCACTTCGAAGTTGCTAATTTGGAGGAAGAGAAAACCAGGAACGGTAGGCAATTCCACTGGTTCCTTGATGAGAAGCCTCTCAAGGTTGAGGGTTCGTGGATGAGGGTGGGTCTGGATCAGTTGGAGCATATCTAG